A single genomic interval of Nostoc commune NIES-4072 harbors:
- the queA gene encoding tRNA preQ1(34) S-adenosylmethionine ribosyltransferase-isomerase QueA has product MKDTSRPQEKDFELDCSVAGYDYELPPELIAQNPAVPRDSSRLLVVDSPTTGIETPPLHHIFHDLPGLLRSGDLLVMNNTRVIPARLYGHKSTGGKIQVLLLEERQYNCWLALVKPGKSFKHGTKIIFEARQAETRGWGLEIGDWEDSSLVPSPQSSVSSPQLTATVLETDAATGGRLLQFDVPEGKSLIQLLEVFGEVPLPPYITTSEAADEQYQTVYAKQPGAIAAPTAGLHFTPELLQKLRDRNIHQAFITLHVGVGTFRPVEVEDVTTHQMHEEWIEVPAATVEQIRATKAAGGRIIAVGTTAVRALEGAAQSGNLQSFCGKTDLFIYPGYQWRVVDGLITNFHLPRSSLLMLVSALIGRQRLLNIYNEAIAFGYRFYSFGDAMLILPSSMGVGRRD; this is encoded by the coding sequence TTGAAAGATACCTCTCGCCCACAAGAAAAAGATTTTGAATTAGATTGCTCGGTAGCTGGCTATGACTACGAACTACCTCCAGAACTCATTGCCCAAAACCCAGCAGTTCCTAGAGATAGCTCACGGTTACTCGTTGTTGATTCTCCAACTACGGGCATTGAAACACCACCCTTGCACCACATTTTCCATGATTTGCCTGGACTGCTGCGCTCTGGTGATTTGTTGGTTATGAACAATACAAGAGTCATTCCAGCGCGGCTTTATGGTCATAAATCCACTGGTGGTAAAATCCAGGTGTTGTTGTTGGAAGAACGGCAGTATAACTGTTGGTTAGCTTTGGTTAAGCCAGGAAAAAGCTTCAAACACGGAACGAAGATTATTTTTGAAGCAAGGCAAGCGGAGACTAGGGGTTGGGGATTAGAGATTGGGGATTGGGAAGATTCTTCCCTAGTCCCTAGTCCCCAGTCCTCAGTCTCCAGTCCCCAACTCACGGCTACAGTTCTAGAAACAGACGCAGCAACCGGGGGGCGCTTGTTGCAATTTGATGTGCCAGAGGGAAAATCTTTGATACAACTGTTAGAGGTATTTGGTGAAGTACCGCTACCACCGTACATAACTACCTCAGAAGCTGCTGATGAGCAGTATCAGACAGTTTATGCTAAACAGCCAGGAGCGATCGCAGCTCCTACGGCAGGGCTACATTTTACCCCAGAATTATTACAAAAGTTGCGCGATCGCAATATCCATCAAGCTTTTATAACGCTGCATGTTGGTGTAGGTACATTTCGTCCTGTGGAAGTGGAGGATGTAACTACCCACCAGATGCACGAAGAATGGATTGAAGTTCCCGCCGCTACAGTAGAGCAAATCCGGGCCACTAAAGCAGCTGGCGGTCGAATTATTGCTGTAGGAACAACAGCAGTACGGGCTTTAGAAGGGGCGGCTCAATCTGGGAATTTACAATCATTTTGCGGCAAAACAGACCTATTTATTTATCCCGGCTACCAATGGCGGGTGGTGGATGGTTTAATTACCAATTTTCACCTACCGCGTTCAAGTTTGCTGATGTTGGTAAGTGCGCTAATTGGCAGACAACGGTTATTGAATATATACAACGAAGCGATCGCTTTTGGATATCGCTTTTATTCATTCGGCGATGCAATGCTAATTTTGCCGTCATCTATGGGAGTTGGGAGACGCGATTAA
- a CDS encoding tetratricopeptide repeat protein: MSEKSLFSQWLDLFCRVTFCGCSAFLVLAASAITNFPGSKLLAETAVSQNLEAASFFQQGVTRYNRQDLQGAEYAFRQAVQQDPSLAAARNFLGNIFMQQNRLDVALQEYAEAIKANPNFSEAYYNLGLVLHQQGEKDAAIIAYRQSLVIDSTRVAALYNLGLALYEQGQLEDAIATYQKAINLDSSNANAYFNLAIALQQQGQIEPAIASYRQALQLDPKNATAYNNMANLLATHGQASEAISVYRQAIRLNPKNASAYYNLGVTLYNQGDIKKASRVLNYAHNKYREQGNIEQAEKIEQLMQQIAQKIGQQQPQANQTPTPSQTATTSNLVEKLKRQTPNQPETSADPSNVPGSIEFQPTLTSPGQ; encoded by the coding sequence ATGTCAGAAAAATCCCTATTTTCTCAGTGGTTAGATTTATTTTGCCGTGTGACATTCTGTGGCTGTTCTGCGTTTTTGGTCTTAGCTGCATCGGCAATTACTAATTTTCCTGGAAGTAAGCTGCTAGCAGAAACCGCAGTTTCTCAAAATCTCGAAGCCGCGAGCTTTTTCCAGCAAGGAGTCACGCGCTATAATCGCCAAGACTTACAGGGTGCGGAATATGCTTTTCGCCAAGCAGTGCAGCAAGATCCGAGTCTTGCAGCAGCCCGAAATTTTCTGGGTAATATATTTATGCAGCAAAATCGCCTGGATGTAGCTTTACAAGAATATGCAGAGGCGATTAAAGCTAATCCCAATTTTAGCGAAGCTTATTACAATTTAGGGTTAGTGTTGCACCAACAAGGAGAAAAAGATGCAGCAATTATAGCTTATCGCCAGAGTCTTGTGATAGATTCCACAAGGGTAGCAGCGTTGTATAATTTAGGTTTGGCGCTGTATGAACAAGGGCAGCTTGAGGATGCGATCGCAACATACCAAAAAGCAATTAATCTAGATAGTAGCAACGCCAACGCTTATTTTAACTTAGCGATCGCCTTGCAACAACAAGGTCAAATAGAGCCTGCGATCGCCAGTTATCGCCAAGCCTTGCAGCTAGATCCTAAAAATGCCACTGCATACAATAATATGGCAAATTTGCTAGCAACTCATGGTCAAGCTTCTGAGGCTATTTCTGTTTATCGGCAAGCTATTCGCCTAAATCCGAAAAATGCCTCAGCCTACTATAACTTGGGAGTCACTTTATATAATCAGGGCGACATCAAGAAAGCTAGTAGAGTCTTGAACTATGCCCATAACAAGTATCGTGAGCAAGGGAACATTGAACAAGCTGAAAAAATTGAGCAGCTAATGCAGCAAATTGCCCAGAAAATTGGCCAACAGCAGCCTCAAGCCAATCAAACACCAACTCCTTCTCAGACAGCTACTACAAGTAATTTAGTAGAAAAACTTAAGCGACAAACGCCAAATCAACCAGAAACTTCAGCCGACCCTAGCAATGTGCCTGGCTCAATTGAATTCCAGCCTACTTTAACAAGTCCCGGACAATAA
- a CDS encoding potassium channel family protein, producing the protein MNLSSLSFFRSLRKDNHQFAVIGLGRFGRSVCSTLHNFGYQVLATDIDEKRVSEALTEGIVGHALQLDSTEPAALKEAGIFEFDTVIVAIGNYVQESIITTLNVKEAGVPHVVAKASSEVHRKLLRRVGADHVVFPEYEAGCALARTLTKPAILDRFDLDPDNSIVELIVPDEFHDKTITELQLRNRYGLNLLAVSQDGKFIINPNPTKRLERGSAMVVIGCNKDINRLPI; encoded by the coding sequence GTGAATCTGTCATCATTAAGTTTTTTTCGCAGTTTACGTAAAGATAACCACCAATTTGCTGTAATTGGGTTAGGTCGCTTTGGTAGGTCTGTCTGTTCTACATTGCACAATTTTGGTTATCAAGTGCTAGCAACAGATATTGATGAAAAACGAGTTTCAGAAGCATTAACTGAGGGAATAGTCGGTCATGCTTTGCAATTAGACTCTACAGAACCAGCCGCACTCAAAGAAGCTGGAATTTTTGAATTTGATACAGTAATTGTAGCGATTGGCAACTACGTTCAGGAAAGCATTATAACTACCCTAAATGTGAAAGAGGCTGGTGTACCCCATGTAGTTGCCAAAGCTTCTAGTGAAGTTCACCGTAAACTGTTGCGGCGAGTAGGAGCAGATCATGTTGTTTTTCCTGAGTATGAAGCGGGCTGTGCCTTAGCGCGTACACTTACCAAACCAGCAATCTTAGATCGGTTTGACCTAGACCCAGATAACAGTATTGTAGAGTTGATTGTGCCTGATGAATTTCACGACAAAACAATCACTGAGCTTCAACTTCGTAACCGCTACGGTTTAAATTTGCTAGCAGTGAGCCAGGATGGTAAATTTATAATTAATCCTAACCCTACTAAGCGTTTAGAGCGTGGGTCAGCAATGGTAGTTATTGGCTGCAACAAAGATATTAATCGTTTGCCGATTTAA
- a CDS encoding TrkH family potassium uptake protein, translated as MTVARTICLGFLTVIAVGTILLMMPFSTSNGTWNDLIVALFTSTSAVCVTGLSVVDPGTYFSFWGQFFIALLAQIGGLGYMTTTTFLILLIGRRFDMRQKIAIQQALDRPGMSGSAQVIRSIIATTLIFEITGVFLLLPAFVPEYGWSKGLWLAIFHSINAWNNAGFSLFKDNLIGYQSSFLVVFTITMLIIFGGIGYQVILEMYLWLRDRIFKKTIKIQIFSLDFKVATSTTVILLLIGFVAFFCIEIRNTETFGSLNLRDQILVAWFQSVTPRTAGFNTIDIGKMTSAGLFITIALMFLGASPGGTGGGMKTTTLRVLTSCTKAILQGKEEVLLYDRKIAISLILKAVGVLVGSVATVILATILISLTDPTLDFIKILFEVVSAFATVGLSTGITGTISTAAKLILIVTMYVGRVGVLLLMSAVLGDPRPTRIRYPEENLLVG; from the coding sequence ATGACTGTTGCTCGCACAATTTGTTTGGGTTTTCTAACTGTCATCGCTGTAGGTACTATTCTGTTGATGATGCCGTTCTCGACTAGTAATGGTACGTGGAATGACCTGATTGTGGCATTATTCACCTCGACATCCGCAGTTTGTGTCACAGGTTTATCAGTAGTTGATCCTGGTACTTATTTTTCTTTTTGGGGCCAGTTCTTTATTGCGCTATTAGCTCAGATTGGCGGTTTGGGCTACATGACAACTACCACATTTCTGATTTTGCTCATTGGTCGTAGGTTTGATATGCGGCAAAAAATAGCCATTCAACAAGCTTTAGACCGACCGGGGATGAGTGGTAGCGCCCAAGTAATCCGTTCAATTATTGCCACCACTTTAATTTTTGAAATTACAGGTGTCTTTTTACTTCTACCAGCTTTCGTTCCTGAGTATGGATGGAGTAAGGGACTTTGGTTAGCAATTTTTCATAGTATCAATGCTTGGAATAATGCTGGTTTTAGTTTATTTAAAGATAACTTAATTGGGTATCAGTCATCTTTCTTAGTAGTCTTCACTATCACTATGTTAATTATCTTTGGGGGAATTGGCTATCAAGTAATTTTGGAAATGTACCTTTGGTTGCGCGATCGCATTTTTAAAAAAACTATTAAAATCCAAATATTTTCTCTAGATTTTAAAGTTGCAACCAGCACAACTGTTATATTATTACTAATAGGATTTGTTGCTTTCTTCTGTATAGAAATCAGAAACACTGAAACATTTGGTTCTCTAAATTTACGCGACCAGATATTAGTAGCTTGGTTCCAATCAGTTACTCCTAGAACTGCTGGCTTTAACACCATCGATATTGGCAAAATGACCAGCGCTGGTCTATTTATTACAATAGCGCTAATGTTTCTTGGTGCAAGTCCAGGTGGTACAGGAGGAGGCATGAAAACAACAACCTTGAGGGTCTTGACCAGTTGTACTAAAGCTATTCTCCAGGGAAAAGAAGAAGTTTTATTGTATGATCGCAAAATAGCAATATCTTTAATTTTGAAAGCTGTGGGTGTATTAGTGGGTTCAGTAGCGACCGTGATTTTAGCTACAATTTTAATAAGCCTCACAGATCCAACATTAGATTTTATTAAAATTTTGTTTGAAGTAGTATCAGCCTTCGCCACTGTAGGGCTTTCTACAGGCATTACAGGAACTATCTCTACAGCAGCAAAGCTCATCTTAATTGTCACGATGTACGTTGGAAGAGTAGGTGTTTTACTACTGATGTCTGCCGTACTAGGAGATCCCCGCCCCACCAGAATTCGCTATCCTGAAGAAAATTTACTTGTGGGATAA
- a CDS encoding pentapeptide repeat-containing protein, producing the protein MNSRLSDACGGLRLRITGSKGNSFRTELGHKCKTDHKIWTSILSLFLWGIVGITTMVGFAPTALALEYNKEILVDADFSGRDLTDSSFTKANLRQSNFSHANLQGVSFFAANLESVNLEGADLRNATLDSARLVRANLTNALLEGAFAANARFDGAIIDGADFTDTLLRSDEQKKLCKLAKGTNPITGRDTRDTLFCP; encoded by the coding sequence ATGAATTCTAGGTTAAGCGATGCCTGCGGCGGGCTACGCCTACGCATAACAGGTTCTAAGGGAAACTCATTCCGTACTGAGTTGGGGCACAAGTGTAAAACAGACCATAAGATTTGGACAAGTATACTCAGCTTATTCCTTTGGGGAATAGTTGGCATCACGACAATGGTCGGTTTTGCTCCCACAGCTTTGGCACTTGAATATAACAAAGAAATTTTGGTTGACGCTGATTTCTCAGGACGTGATTTAACAGATTCCAGCTTTACCAAAGCTAATCTTCGCCAGAGCAACTTCAGCCACGCTAATTTGCAGGGTGTGAGTTTCTTTGCAGCAAATTTGGAGTCTGTGAATTTGGAAGGAGCTGACTTGAGAAATGCCACTTTAGACTCAGCTCGTTTAGTCAGAGCAAATTTGACAAATGCACTGTTGGAAGGTGCTTTTGCTGCTAATGCCAGATTTGATGGCGCAATCATTGACGGGGCAGATTTTACCGATACGCTGCTGCGTTCCGATGAGCAAAAAAAATTGTGCAAACTTGCTAAGGGAACTAATCCCATTACAGGACGAGATACGCGTGACACGTTATTTTGTCCTTAG
- a CDS encoding ABC transporter ATP-binding protein produces MPLELQNLTGGYTTIPIVQNINLTLQTGEWLSLVGANGSGKSTLLKLLSRILSPQQGTVLLDGKAIHSQPPNLVAQKLALLPQQQTLPVGLTVRQLVSLGRTPHQSWWQWELNAEDWVRVETAIKKTQLEKLSDRLVEELSGGERQRAFLALALAQEPKVLLLDEPTTFLDINYQLQLLELLKNLNQQQELTIVTVLHELNLAARYSSRIALLKQGHLWGVGKPEEVLTPSAIAQVFGVESVIIHTPVGLQVCAISAVSA; encoded by the coding sequence ATGCCACTCGAACTGCAAAACCTCACAGGCGGTTACACCACAATCCCAATTGTTCAAAACATTAACCTTACTCTACAAACAGGAGAATGGTTGAGTTTAGTTGGTGCGAATGGTTCAGGTAAATCTACTTTACTCAAATTGCTAAGTCGTATTCTTTCTCCACAGCAGGGAACAGTGCTACTTGATGGCAAAGCAATTCATTCTCAACCTCCAAATCTAGTTGCACAGAAACTTGCATTGTTACCGCAACAACAAACGCTTCCCGTTGGCTTAACTGTGCGACAATTAGTCAGCTTAGGACGCACACCACATCAATCTTGGTGGCAATGGGAATTAAACGCCGAAGATTGGGTGAGAGTGGAAACTGCAATTAAAAAGACGCAACTAGAAAAATTGAGCGATCGCTTAGTTGAAGAACTCTCTGGGGGTGAAAGGCAACGCGCTTTTTTAGCTTTAGCATTGGCGCAAGAACCAAAAGTTTTACTCTTAGATGAACCGACAACTTTCTTAGATATCAACTATCAATTACAACTATTAGAATTACTGAAAAATCTGAATCAACAGCAAGAATTAACTATTGTTACAGTTCTACACGAACTCAACCTAGCGGCACGATACAGTTCTCGCATTGCTTTATTAAAACAGGGTCATCTTTGGGGAGTTGGGAAACCTGAAGAAGTTTTGACACCAAGTGCGATCGCTCAAGTATTTGGTGTGGAATCTGTGATTATTCACACACCTGTAGGTTTACAAGTTTGTGCAATTTCGGCTGTGTCAGCATAA
- a CDS encoding YraN family protein, translating into MANLPPSHYPDIGELGEDLVAQWLQSTGWIILHRRFSSRWGEIDIIAEYHGVTGKEQESKGEYPTPHSPLPTPHSLLAFVEVKTRSSGSWDAGGRSAITPQKQAKIWRTAGMFLAQCPEKADYSCRFDVAIVYCQRISKNLTGVTASQEALATSSAAGYKFKLQEYILAAFDSSIDNG; encoded by the coding sequence ATGGCTAACCTTCCTCCATCTCATTATCCAGATATTGGTGAATTAGGAGAAGACCTAGTAGCCCAATGGTTGCAATCTACAGGTTGGATAATTCTCCATCGTCGCTTTTCTAGTCGCTGGGGAGAAATTGATATTATTGCTGAATATCATGGAGTAACTGGGAAAGAGCAGGAAAGCAAGGGAGAATACCCCACTCCCCACTCCCCACTCCCCACTCCCCATTCATTACTAGCATTTGTGGAAGTCAAAACCCGCAGTTCAGGTAGTTGGGATGCAGGGGGAAGAAGCGCAATCACCCCACAAAAGCAAGCAAAAATCTGGCGAACAGCTGGAATGTTTTTAGCCCAGTGCCCTGAGAAAGCAGATTATTCTTGTCGATTTGATGTTGCTATTGTCTACTGTCAAAGGATATCAAAAAATCTGACTGGGGTTACAGCAAGCCAGGAAGCTCTAGCTACTTCATCAGCCGCCGGATATAAGTTTAAGCTGCAAGAATACATTCTGGCAGCTTTCGACTCTTCAATTGATAATGGTTAA
- a CDS encoding beta strand repeat-containing protein: MANIIGTKGNDTLVGSELADTINGLAGNDTITATNGNDTLTGGGGKDKFKIVDVFNGTDTITDFGGVGKGTNPTAAVIAEVDTLKFDGYDFFRAENLLLTQNGNNLEIAFEGVNETIVILQNFKLENLENQKATGATPAIGNILFNGQTSITDSFDVFDANSTETKLGRKNTVTFLNDLSNKITGLDDSNDVVNGQGGNDKIDGKSGNDLLRGGTGNDTLIGGAGKDTLIGGMGNNSLVGGTGDDVLNAEDSTGNSTLNGGAGKDYLSVEGSTGDNLLFGGDGNDTFSLRASSTAPSFLVTQTVDGGKGDDFLQAYYTNATGRMTSTFNATTNIGSITAGTNQVNYKNIERLDIRGTIYNDLIVGTNGNDFLCGGSSGNDPSYGNDTIFGGEGNDYLSVDYSTSDNILNGGVGNDQLSATSSTGNNLLSGDDGNDFLSTSGTHIDYDGGNTNATSGNNTLNGGAGDDNLSADYSTGDNLLSGGDGNDSLSASSYPSDRYGFDTSGNNTLDGGAGDDTLIANYSTGDNLLFGGDGNDSLFISSYYDYSGRFDGGFGNNLLSGGDGNDSFSLVLYTSPSDLVTQTVDGGTGDDLLEVSYIYATGGITSTFNAATNTGSITAGKNQVNYKNIEQLNISGTEYDDLIVGSNGNDTINAGVSGNDTIDGGAGDDYLSFSYYSATQSITSTFDAATNTGSITAGTSQVSYKNIEGLNIYGTDYDDLIVGSNGNDSLHGGNSGNDTIDGGIGDDLLSLYNYTTSDGITSAFDAATNTGSITAGTSHVTYKNIEQLNISGTEYDDSIVGSNGNDTINGAGGNNTIFGGAGKDYLSANYSSGNNLLSGDDGNDSLNISGDYNDYRGEFYLDAVSGNNTLNGGTGDDNLVTNYSSGNNLLSGGDGNDSLNASGSASLYSSYGVYTVSGNNTLNGGAGNDRLIVDYSTGDNLLSGGDGNDYLTAFGASGKNTLTGGNGNDTLTGGKGNDSLIGGSGTDTFAFNSFNEGIDTIYDFNATNELIQISAAGFGGGLSSGTLETSQFTLGTSATSSEERFIYNSATGGLFFDLDGSASGSTQVQFAQLSAGLSVTEKNFVVV; this comes from the coding sequence ATGGCAAATATAATTGGAACCAAGGGTAATGATACGCTAGTCGGCAGCGAGTTAGCGGACACGATTAATGGTCTTGCAGGCAACGATACCATCACAGCTACTAATGGCAACGACACTTTGACTGGTGGTGGCGGCAAGGATAAGTTTAAAATCGTTGACGTGTTCAACGGCACTGATACTATCACCGATTTCGGTGGCGTCGGTAAAGGAACAAACCCAACAGCAGCAGTCATTGCCGAAGTAGACACCCTAAAATTCGACGGCTATGACTTCTTTCGTGCCGAAAATTTGCTGCTTACCCAGAATGGCAACAATTTAGAAATTGCGTTTGAAGGGGTAAATGAAACCATAGTCATTCTGCAAAACTTCAAATTAGAAAACTTGGAGAACCAGAAAGCAACTGGAGCAACACCAGCGATTGGCAATATCCTGTTTAATGGGCAAACTAGTATCACCGACAGCTTTGATGTTTTTGATGCCAACTCCACCGAAACTAAGCTGGGCAGGAAAAACACGGTAACCTTCCTCAATGACCTATCCAACAAAATTACGGGTTTAGACGACTCAAATGATGTGGTTAATGGTCAGGGCGGTAATGACAAAATCGACGGCAAAAGTGGTAACGACTTGCTGCGGGGTGGTACGGGAAATGATACTCTCATTGGTGGTGCAGGGAAAGATACCCTAATTGGTGGTATGGGCAATAACTCCCTCGTTGGTGGTACTGGTGACGATGTCTTGAATGCTGAGGATTCAACAGGCAATAGTACCCTCAACGGTGGTGCTGGTAAAGATTACTTGAGTGTTGAGGGTTCAACAGGCGATAACCTGCTTTTTGGTGGAGACGGCAATGACACCTTTTCTTTGAGGGCTTCATCTACTGCCCCCTCTTTCTTAGTAACTCAAACGGTAGATGGAGGGAAAGGTGATGATTTTTTACAAGCCTATTATACCAATGCTACGGGGAGAATGACTTCGACATTCAATGCAACCACTAACATTGGTTCGATTACAGCAGGCACGAATCAGGTTAACTACAAAAATATCGAACGATTAGATATTAGAGGTACTATCTACAATGACTTGATTGTGGGGACTAATGGCAACGATTTTCTCTGTGGGGGCAGTAGTGGCAATGATCCAAGTTATGGTAATGATACAATTTTTGGCGGTGAAGGTAACGATTACTTGAGTGTTGATTATTCAACAAGCGATAACATCCTCAACGGTGGCGTTGGTAACGATCAATTGAGTGCTACCTCTTCAACAGGTAATAACCTGCTCTCTGGGGACGATGGCAATGATTTTCTCTCCACTTCTGGGACTCACATCGACTACGACGGGGGAAATACCAATGCCACCTCTGGCAATAACACCCTCAACGGTGGTGCTGGTGATGATAATTTAAGTGCTGATTATTCAACAGGCGATAACCTACTCTCTGGAGGCGATGGCAATGATTCTCTTAGTGCCTCTAGCTACCCTTCTGATAGGTACGGTTTTGACACCTCTGGCAATAACACCCTCGACGGTGGTGCTGGTGACGATACTTTAATTGCTAACTATTCAACAGGCGATAACCTGTTGTTTGGAGGCGATGGCAATGATTCTCTCTTTATCTCTAGCTACTATGACTATTCTGGAAGGTTTGATGGCGGGTTTGGCAATAACCTACTCTCTGGAGGCGATGGCAATGATTCCTTCTCTTTGGTTCTATATACTTCCCCGTCTGACTTAGTAACTCAAACAGTAGATGGAGGGACAGGTGACGATTTATTAGAAGTCTCGTATATCTATGCTACTGGGGGAATTACTTCGACATTCAATGCTGCTACTAACACTGGCTCAATTACAGCAGGCAAGAATCAGGTTAATTACAAGAATATCGAACAATTAAATATCTCAGGTACAGAATACGATGACTTAATTGTGGGGAGCAATGGTAATGATACGATAAATGCGGGCGTTAGTGGAAATGATACAATAGATGGCGGCGCTGGTGACGATTACTTATCGTTCTCTTACTATAGTGCAACCCAGAGCATCACTTCGACATTCGATGCTGCTACTAACACTGGCTCGATCACAGCAGGCACGAGTCAGGTTAGTTACAAGAATATCGAAGGATTAAATATTTATGGTACAGACTACGACGACTTGATTGTGGGGAGCAATGGCAACGATTCACTCCACGGGGGCAATAGCGGCAACGATACCATCGATGGAGGGATAGGTGACGATTTGTTGTCGTTGTATAATTATACTACTAGCGACGGAATTACTTCGGCATTCGATGCTGCTACTAACACTGGCTCGATCACAGCAGGCACGAGTCACGTTACTTATAAGAATATCGAACAATTAAATATCTCAGGTACAGAATACGATGATTCTATAGTGGGGAGCAATGGCAACGATACGATAAATGGGGCAGGTGGAAATAATACAATTTTCGGCGGTGCAGGTAAGGATTACTTGAGTGCTAACTATTCATCAGGGAATAATCTGCTCTCTGGCGACGATGGAAATGATTCTCTTAATATCTCTGGTGACTACAACGACTACCGAGGCGAGTTTTATCTTGATGCTGTTTCTGGCAATAATACCCTCAATGGTGGCACTGGTGATGATAACTTAGTTACAAACTATTCATCAGGGAATAACCTACTCTCTGGGGGCGATGGGAATGATTCTCTTAATGCCTCTGGTTCAGCCTCCTTATACTCCTCATACGGAGTTTATACTGTTTCTGGCAATAACACGCTCAACGGTGGTGCTGGTAACGATCGCTTGATTGTTGACTATTCAACAGGCGATAATCTCCTCTCTGGTGGCGATGGCAATGATTATCTTACAGCTTTTGGTGCGTCTGGTAAGAACACACTTACAGGTGGTAATGGCAATGATACCCTCACAGGTGGCAAAGGTAATGATAGTCTAATTGGAGGATCTGGTACTGACACCTTTGCTTTCAATAGTTTCAATGAAGGTATTGATACTATTTATGACTTTAACGCGACTAATGAACTGATTCAGATATCAGCTGCTGGCTTTGGTGGCGGGTTATCATCAGGTACACTTGAGACAAGTCAGTTTACCCTCGGAACATCTGCAACTAGTAGTGAAGAGCGATTTATCTACAATAGCGCTACTGGTGGATTGTTCTTTGACCTTGATGGCAGTGCGTCTGGGTCTACTCAGGTACAATTTGCACAATTATCTGCTGGATTATCAGTAACCGAAAAGAATTTTGTGGTTGTTTAA
- a CDS encoding methyltransferase domain-containing protein: MSATLYQQIQQFYDASSGLWEQIWGEHMHHGYYGADGSQKKDRRQAQIDLIEELLNWAGVQAADNILDVGCGIGGSSLYLAQKFNAKATGITLSPVQAARATERAMEANLSLRTQFQVANAQAMPFADDSFDLVWSLESGEHMPDKTKFLQECYRVLKPGGKLIMVTWCHRPTDESPLTADEEKHLQDIYRVYCLPYVISLPEYEAIAHQLPLHNIRTADWSTAVAPFWNVVIDSALTPQAFWGLLNAGWTTIQGALSLGLMRRGYERGLIRFGLLCGNK; the protein is encoded by the coding sequence ATGAGCGCAACACTTTACCAGCAAATTCAGCAATTTTACGATGCTTCCTCTGGTCTGTGGGAACAGATTTGGGGCGAACACATGCACCACGGCTATTACGGCGCTGATGGTAGCCAGAAAAAAGACCGTCGTCAGGCTCAAATTGATTTAATCGAAGAACTGCTCAATTGGGCAGGAGTACAAGCAGCAGACAATATCCTAGATGTGGGTTGTGGTATTGGCGGCAGTTCTTTATACCTTGCACAAAAGTTTAATGCTAAGGCTACAGGCATTACACTGAGTCCTGTACAAGCCGCGAGAGCAACGGAACGCGCAATGGAGGCTAATTTGAGCCTAAGAACACAGTTCCAAGTCGCAAATGCTCAAGCAATGCCCTTTGCTGACGATTCTTTTGACTTGGTTTGGTCGCTAGAAAGCGGTGAACACATGCCAGATAAAACCAAGTTTCTTCAAGAGTGCTATCGAGTATTGAAGCCTGGTGGCAAGTTAATTATGGTGACTTGGTGTCATCGCCCAACTGATGAGTCTCCACTAACGGCGGATGAGGAAAAGCATTTGCAGGATATTTACCGGGTGTATTGTTTGCCTTATGTGATTTCTTTGCCAGAGTACGAAGCGATCGCACATCAACTACCATTACATAATATCCGCACCGCCGATTGGTCAACTGCTGTTGCCCCTTTTTGGAACGTGGTGATTGATTCCGCATTAACTCCCCAAGCGTTTTGGGGCTTACTAAATGCTGGTTGGACTACCATCCAAGGGGCATTATCACTGGGATTAATGCGTCGCGGTTATGAACGTGGGTTAATTCGATTTGGCTTATTGTGCGGCAATAAGTAG